In Arthrobacter sp. SLBN-83, one DNA window encodes the following:
- a CDS encoding cold-shock protein, producing MAQGTVKWFNAEKGFGFITPDDSDGDVFVHYSEIQTGGFKTLDENQRVQFEIGQGAKGPQATGVTVV from the coding sequence ATGGCACAGGGAACCGTCAAGTGGTTCAACGCTGAAAAGGGCTTCGGCTTCATCACCCCGGACGACTCCGATGGCGATGTCTTCGTTCACTACTCCGAGATCCAGACCGGCGGCTTCAAGACCCTCGACGAGAACCAGCGCGTTCAGTTCGAAATCGGCCAGGGCGCCAAGGGCCCCCAGGCCACCGGCGTAACAGTCGTCTAA
- the nucS gene encoding endonuclease NucS — translation MRLVIAHCSVDYVGRLKAHLPLATRLLLVKADGSVLVHSDGGSYKPLNWMSPPATLRVSSPDEVDLELGVVEQWTVQSAKTDDRLIINIHEKISESSHDLGVDPGLIKDGVEADLQRLLAEQIETLGQGYSLIRREYFTAIGPVDILARDADGATVAIELKRRGDIDGVEQLTRYLELLNRDPLLAPVRGIFAAQQIKPQAKVLANDRGIDCVTLDYDAMRGVDDSESRLF, via the coding sequence GTGCGTCTTGTCATAGCCCATTGCTCCGTTGATTACGTCGGCCGGCTCAAAGCCCATCTCCCCCTCGCCACCCGGCTCCTGCTGGTCAAGGCTGACGGTTCCGTGCTGGTGCATTCGGACGGCGGTTCCTACAAGCCGCTGAACTGGATGAGCCCGCCGGCAACGCTCCGGGTTTCGTCCCCGGACGAGGTGGACCTGGAACTCGGGGTGGTGGAGCAGTGGACGGTGCAGTCCGCCAAGACCGATGACCGGCTGATCATCAACATCCACGAGAAGATCAGCGAGTCCTCGCACGACCTCGGGGTGGACCCCGGGCTGATCAAGGACGGCGTGGAAGCGGATCTGCAGCGGCTGCTGGCCGAGCAGATTGAAACGCTGGGCCAGGGCTACTCGCTGATCAGGCGTGAGTACTTCACGGCCATCGGGCCCGTGGACATCCTTGCCCGGGACGCCGATGGCGCCACGGTGGCCATTGAACTCAAGCGCCGGGGGGACATCGACGGCGTGGAGCAGCTCACCAGGTATCTGGAACTGCTCAACCGGGACCCTCTTCTGGCACCGGTGCGCGGCATCTTCGCCGCCCAGCAGATCAAGCCGCAGGCAAAGGTGCTGGCCAACGACCGCGGGATCGACTGCGTAACGCTTGACTACGACGCGATGCGCGGAGTGGACGACAGCGAATCCCGGCTCTTCTAG
- a CDS encoding phosphatidylglycerol lysyltransferase domain-containing protein: MWAAVGRPAVQQVLRTLKSMPFTLGVVIAFLATAALTGSFLDGPPEQLLELASVSGPGLRGGQWWSLFTSLFFATNPLAYIAASLMMVLLLGLAERRLGWRAAVGLFFGGQFAAVTVFLLVTQLAGYVGDGWLDTMADDNLIGPYAPVLTAGLAASARITLLWQRRLRTVVLSISLLLVLYVGHAETVIGLIGALLGLLAGWWIQGDQGRLHRHRSTGRETRNLLALTVAVFAVGPILTGITRAPTGPLALLRDVVLSPMPTLSQLVFNCGATVDASCLETGRAGFAGPFGLALAVVPVILLLICADGMRRGRRLALNIALAIQLAVTALAAVYLALFALVPSRLQGTHATPLSSAFAHVLPLVVVPLLLAVVLWLNRRQFRVQTRPGARRVLGAVVCGTWLALASSYTVAWFLSGGLARDGGLLGLFAELARQYVPVPIPQHFRRVFPEQDSAEALLFAYSGPVFWLVALVAVWWVLVGRHHGLNFGRQDRDRARDLLHQGGGPLSWMALWEPNTYWFSPDGAGGMAFQQHGTVALTLGGAIGDRAAEQRVTEGFLDYCRSQALVPALYSCDDTMWPVLRERGFSRVAVAQETRLALDQLEFKGKEWQNVRTALNRAAKLGVHAVWGSYHSLPPALRSRLNEVSEEWAATKSVPEMGFTLGGVDELDDEEVLCCLAVDGNGTVHGVTSWLPVYDGGRLVSRTLDVMRRGSEGFPGVMEFLIASAVLELRDSVDMISLSGSPLASRPDVQPGTGAAGEETETGDESTEAGATDEGAQNLVRILDLVGHALEPVYGFRSLAAFKSRFKPEYRALYLYYQDPLHLPAIGRALTRAYLPGLSLAQGARLVRKLVT, from the coding sequence ATGTGGGCCGCCGTCGGACGCCCTGCAGTGCAGCAGGTGCTGCGCACGCTGAAGTCCATGCCGTTCACCCTCGGGGTGGTTATTGCCTTCCTCGCCACCGCCGCCCTGACCGGCAGCTTCCTGGACGGGCCGCCGGAGCAGCTCCTGGAGCTCGCCTCCGTCAGTGGCCCCGGCCTGCGCGGCGGGCAGTGGTGGTCACTGTTCACCAGCCTCTTCTTCGCCACCAACCCGCTGGCTTACATCGCGGCGTCGCTGATGATGGTCCTCCTGCTGGGACTTGCCGAGCGCAGGCTGGGTTGGCGGGCCGCCGTCGGACTGTTCTTCGGCGGCCAGTTCGCGGCCGTCACTGTGTTCCTCCTGGTGACCCAGCTGGCGGGTTATGTCGGGGACGGCTGGCTGGACACCATGGCCGATGACAACCTGATTGGCCCTTACGCCCCGGTGCTGACTGCCGGCCTGGCAGCCAGCGCCCGGATCACCCTGCTGTGGCAGCGCCGGCTCCGCACTGTGGTGCTGTCCATTTCGCTCCTCCTGGTTCTCTATGTGGGACATGCCGAGACGGTGATCGGCCTCATCGGCGCGCTTCTTGGCCTCCTGGCCGGGTGGTGGATCCAGGGGGACCAGGGCCGTCTCCACCGCCACCGGTCCACCGGGCGCGAAACCAGGAACCTGCTGGCGCTCACCGTCGCGGTCTTTGCCGTGGGACCCATCCTGACCGGCATTACACGGGCGCCCACGGGCCCGTTGGCCCTGCTGCGCGACGTTGTGCTGAGCCCGATGCCCACCCTCAGCCAGCTGGTGTTCAACTGCGGTGCCACGGTTGACGCGTCCTGCCTGGAGACAGGACGGGCGGGATTTGCCGGACCGTTCGGTTTGGCGCTGGCGGTGGTGCCGGTCATCCTGCTGCTGATCTGCGCGGACGGCATGCGCCGCGGCCGCCGGCTGGCGCTTAACATCGCCCTGGCCATCCAGCTGGCTGTTACCGCGCTGGCTGCCGTCTACCTGGCCCTGTTCGCCCTGGTCCCGTCCCGCCTGCAGGGGACGCATGCCACGCCGCTGTCCTCGGCTTTCGCGCACGTGCTTCCCCTTGTGGTTGTCCCGTTGCTGCTGGCGGTGGTCCTGTGGCTGAACCGGCGGCAGTTCCGCGTGCAGACCCGTCCCGGCGCCCGCCGGGTGCTCGGTGCTGTGGTGTGCGGAACCTGGCTTGCGCTGGCCAGCTCCTACACGGTGGCCTGGTTTTTGTCCGGGGGACTGGCCCGCGACGGCGGGTTGCTGGGCCTCTTCGCCGAGCTGGCGCGGCAGTACGTTCCGGTGCCCATTCCACAGCATTTCCGCCGGGTCTTTCCTGAGCAGGACAGTGCCGAGGCGCTGTTGTTCGCCTATTCCGGCCCGGTGTTCTGGCTGGTAGCCCTGGTGGCCGTGTGGTGGGTGCTGGTGGGCCGGCACCACGGCCTGAACTTCGGGCGGCAGGACCGGGACCGCGCCCGGGACCTGCTCCACCAGGGTGGGGGCCCTCTGTCATGGATGGCACTTTGGGAGCCCAACACCTACTGGTTCAGCCCCGACGGCGCGGGTGGCATGGCGTTCCAGCAGCACGGGACCGTGGCGCTGACCCTGGGCGGTGCGATCGGCGACCGCGCGGCTGAGCAGCGGGTGACCGAGGGATTCCTGGATTACTGCCGCAGCCAAGCCCTGGTGCCCGCGCTCTATTCCTGCGACGACACCATGTGGCCGGTACTCAGGGAACGCGGTTTTTCCCGCGTTGCCGTTGCCCAGGAGACCCGGCTGGCGCTGGATCAGCTCGAGTTCAAGGGCAAGGAGTGGCAGAACGTCCGGACAGCGCTGAACCGCGCCGCCAAGCTGGGGGTCCACGCCGTCTGGGGCTCGTACCACTCATTGCCGCCGGCGCTGCGGTCACGGCTGAACGAAGTGTCCGAGGAGTGGGCGGCCACCAAGTCGGTTCCGGAAATGGGCTTCACGCTTGGGGGAGTGGACGAGCTCGATGACGAGGAAGTCCTGTGCTGCCTGGCGGTGGACGGCAACGGCACCGTCCACGGTGTGACCAGTTGGCTGCCTGTGTACGACGGCGGGCGGCTGGTGAGCCGGACACTGGACGTCATGCGCCGGGGCAGCGAGGGATTCCCGGGCGTGATGGAATTCCTGATCGCCTCTGCGGTCCTCGAGTTGCGGGACTCGGTGGACATGATCTCCCTCTCCGGCTCACCGCTGGCCAGCCGACCGGACGTGCAGCCGGGGACGGGAGCCGCCGGGGAGGAAACGGAGACGGGGGACGAAAGCACGGAAGCGGGCGCCACTGACGAGGGTGCGCAGAACCTCGTCAGGATTCTGGATCTGGTAGGCCACGCGCTTGAACCGGTCTACGGCTTCCGCTCCCTGGCGGCGTTCAAATCCAGGTTCAAGCCGGAGTACCGGGCGCTCTACCTGTATTACCAGGACCCGCTGCACCTGCCCGCCATCGGCCGGGCGCTGACGCGGGCGTACCTCCCGGGCCTGTCCCTGGCACAGGGCGCCCGGCTGGTCCGCAAATTGGTCACCTGA